A stretch of DNA from Dioscorea cayenensis subsp. rotundata cultivar TDr96_F1 chromosome 4, TDr96_F1_v2_PseudoChromosome.rev07_lg8_w22 25.fasta, whole genome shotgun sequence:
aaaaccctcatttcttaaaagcaaaaactcatttcttaaacagagacctcatttttttaaacgtaaaacctcttttcttaaaatgtaaaactcatttcttaaacgaaaaactcaatttttttaaacaaaaactcatttttttaaatagaaaactcatttttttaaacagaaactcatttttttaaaatgtaaccTCATaccctcatatttttaaatgaaagcttcattttcaaatagaaactcatagtacccaagggcattatagtcaaaacCACCGTCACACTTGCCataacttcccatgcaagggacaatttcgtccaaaaaaattccaaattaactctatcaatcactattagatgtttgggggttttaaaaaaatcatcagattcaaaaggaaggggtttttgaggagtCGCAAAAACTAAtcgtgtttttggcaatattgcaaacttacaaggtgtttttggcaatttccacttaattAAAACTAGATATtttagactcattttttttattttttatttactttataagGACAAgcatttattaattatcaatattaatatttttttaaaaatatatagtaattaatttatataacaaattttaaaaataatttaagattgtttatttggaattttttgcaaaatttctcactatttttaaattataataaaaactcGTTGCTTTGATTGctctaaaatattataaaaattataataatatataatattattaaatttagatctatattagaaaaacataattaccactttaatttttaaaaaaataattttctaaattaaaaaaaattccttgtGGTATCTACCAGCACTGTGATCGAGTGGTCTCAAGCTCAAGGCACTCAACTCGTAATGCATAGCGTACTCTGTAGGAAGTTTGTGTAAAGAGCACTTCTTCCCTTCTAGAGTTGCATAATAgaggatttatttttttaaatagtttataaacCACCGTAAAACAACTGGTTTGTGGATTTGGAGGGAGGGAGAAGGGGCTGAGGagtattttctctcttttcagGGTTGTATAACTCCTACCTATCCCTTGATTAACAACACATATcgctataataataataataataataataataataataataataataaaaagactCCCGTCAACTTAATCACAATgctaatatataaattatcacaACCCGTTAGCAAGTTCATAAAGCATCTTCACGCGGGATTCCATTTGTCTCCCAACCTTTGcttcattattaatttattcatcataaataataataaaaaaacaccaaagtCCTCCAAACATGCATGTCTTTCCCCAATTAACAAAAAGACTTAACGGATCCAATCAAAAGATCCGAAATAACAAAGACGGACCCGCTAAGCAACCTCTTTAACTTTATCCGTCGGCGTAGACGCTTTTCCCACGCCTCATTGCGTGCAAGCCATCAAACCATTTCCGTTTTCCAAAAGCGTTTTCATTCTCAATATAAACTTCATTCTCATTCCAAACCATTCTCATTCCAAAATGGAAACACTCAGTGCTGACATTCTCATAGAGATACTCACTAAACTCCCTCCCAAATCCTTGTTCAGATTGAGCTCTGTCTCAAAACAATGGCAGAGTTTGATCTCTGACAAGTACCTGAAAAACAAGCTCCCTTTGATGCTCTCTGGAGTTTATCACTTGTCTCACAGTGCAAAAGCAAGTAGTACTGTTGACAAGCCAAGGTTTGCATGTTTTTCTGAAAATGGTTTTGAGGACATGAGTCTTGGGTTTTTCCCATTCAATCACATCTCAAGTATCATTGATTGTTGTCATGGTTTGCTGCTTTGTTACTCTTCAGTGAATGATTTGTATTATGTTTGTAATCCAATCTTGAAGACATGGTTTCAACTGCCAAAGGTTGAAAAGAGAAGCAAGTTAACAATTTTAGCTTTTGATCCTTGTCATTCAATGCAATACAAAGCTGTTTGTTTTACTGCATGGAGAGCACAGGGTGCAGAGGTTGAGGTTTATTCTTCAGAGACTGGAATATGGACATCTTGTTTGCTGCATTTCGGTGTTGACACCGATAAAATGTCGGCTACAATTCGATACTTTGATGGTGTTCTTTATGTTCTTGCACTTCCCCGGTCTGTCGTCGGTGTTAATCTTGAGACGATGAGTTGTCACCGTATTGAATTGCCGGAGAAGGTGAGGCTTGATGGTTGTATTGGTAAGTCTTGTGGACAGCTTCATTACTGCAGTAAAAATGGAAAACAGATAAATATTTGGGTGATGATGGATAGCAATTGGAGGTTGAAACACAGCATTAGTGTTCAATCAGAGATGGTTAAATTTTCCGCTTTTCATCCAGAGTTAGAGATTGTTTATCTATGGATGCCGGGAAAAATCATCTCTTATGATTTGGTGAACAAAAGGTTTGATGATGTTTGTGAATTTGGTTCAGAGATGAAGGATGCTTATCTTATTCAGATGTGGTTGTATCCTTTCTTTACATGGTAATTCTTTGTTGCTTTGCTTCAAACTTCATGCATTTGATGTAAAGGCATCAATTTGTTTGTTACTTTAATGAGAAGTTTGCTTTATatgctttgtttctttgtttttatcttcttttccaAAAACAATGAGAAGCATACAAATACCAAAAGATCAAATAAATTGCTTGGTAAATATTGTTCAGTAGTATTGATGATTCATCATCGATGATCGCTAAGTTTGTTCTTCGTTCCTTTTCTTTTGCCGATTAAAATGAGGGAAGAGACGAAGTATATGCTCTCGCATAAAGTCATGTCGGGTGAGGACACCGATGACCGGAGGCCTCTGCAAAAGAGAACAACACAATTACTCATCAACAGATTAAGAgaataagataaacaaatagatGATACGATAAGCGGAGAATTCTCACCCCCGGAGTTTTCGGCACAACACAAAGATGACGGAGACCGAGTTCTCTAAATAACAATGCAGCCTTCGCCAATGACATTGTCTCGACAACGGTATATGGTGATTTATTAGTGATTGGATGAAGATCGACATACATTTCCATTTCATCGACACTTATATCCAATTCCTCCAGTTTCATTCCCTTTCCTGGCCCTGCTTTTGCAAAATCAAATGAACCAAACTTCTTGAAAACTTCCCCAACACCAgttaaaactttttctttggtAAATCTCTTCCCTTTCAGCAACACAATCAAATGTGACCTTAACACTAGGCCACATAATTCAGGGGCTTCACAGAAAGGCAGTTCGTTGATGACCGGGAATCCGTGGTGCCTCGTCGTCTTCAGTATCTGCATTATGTTACCGACTTTTTCAACACCAGTGAAAGTTATCAATGGGCCTGAAACTACATCACCGGCGACCAAATGCCTCATATAAGGTTCAGCATGAGCTACCAAAAATGGCAACCCTTTCATCTGAATTATAAGATCATATACTCCAATGTTGATGTTATCTGCAACTGATTTTGATATCAATAGAACTAGCATTACTAGAGGTAGCATTAGAAGATCATTGGTGAGTTCTAGAAGTATAATGCAAACTGATACTGTCATTCTCATTGTTCCTCCAAGAAGAGAAGCCGCGCCAAAAAGTGCGAAAAGAGCTGGATCCAAACTGCAGATTGGACTGAGAATTGTGCCTAAAAGACGGCCGAATGAAGCTCCGGCGAGTATCACAGGGATGAATAAACCCGATGGAACAGCAATGCCGTAAGTCACTAGTCCAAGACAGTAGACAGCAATGAAGAAAAGTACTAGAGTGGAGATGTCGAATTCATTCCCGGTGTTCCCGGTGAAAAGATTTCGAATAGCATCTTCATTTGTGTTGAGAAAGAGGGATGCAAGATCATTGTAGTGTCCTGGAGGACACTGGAAGTTCTTGAAGTTTCCTGATCGACCTGCGGTCGGGCATCGGTCTTCGAGTCCTGGAGGACATGGAGTGCATCGTGCGAGCCATGGAATTCCATAGGAACAGCATGAAGTTAGTAAAGAGATGATCATTGTGTGCATAATCTTGAAAGCAGCTCCTTTCCTGCCAATTTAAACAACCACTGCAGTTATTTTTTACTGCGTTACTATGATAAGAACAAGATTGTTAAGCACATACTCATTGATTATGCTGTATTTCCGAAGAATTTTTCCTACAAGGTGATTATAAAGAGCTCCTAAGATGCCACCAATGACTCCAATAATTATAACTGCAACAAGATCAGATGTGCTATATGTGCTCACAGTTGAACTGAGGTCAAACATTATCAAACCACCCTTGCCGAAGAGTCCACATTTGCCTCCCCTGCAATAAACTATTAAGCTTCTCAACACCACAGCAACAACAGCATTTGTGAAGAATGTCCTCCAAAGCAGAGCATTTCGCCACCTGAACAATTTAATTCGGtgtttatatttaatgaaatgaaCTGTAATTAGAATTAACAAATCGAATTATACCAAGAAGTTGCTTCTTCAAGAGTGAAAAGGACTCCGCCGACTGGTGCTCTGAAAGCAGCAGCTACACCAGCAGCGGCACCGCAGGTAATCAAGTCTCGTCGATCCCTATCATTTTTAAAGTATCGCAGACATCTCCATGTCAAGTGATACTTACGCGAACCACCTTGACCAAGCATCGACGcaatgcatgcccc
This window harbors:
- the LOC120259205 gene encoding chloride channel protein CLC-c-like isoform X2, producing MPASSWFFFAFILLSSLRLAFSDAPSAYEMLEKFDFPRGILPEGVVSYTLRSNGGFEVRLSSDCEFKVNGGYLLRYKRRITGRVEKGSIGFREPLLEKRPLNTTSQTAIVGAKLCSIESLDYEIVENDLFKEDWRTRKRVQIFQYVCLKWSLALLVGLLTGLVGFFNNFAVENIAGFKLLLTNDLMLKERYHAAFVAYAGCNLLLATAAAALCAYIAPAAAGSGIPEVKAYLNGVDSHSILAPSTLLVKIFGSIFGVSAGFVLGKEGPMVHTGACIASMLGQGGSRKYHLTWRCLRYFKNDRDRRDLITCGAAAGVAAAFRAPVGGVLFTLEEATSWWRNALLWRTFFTNAVVAVVLRSLIVYCRGGKCGLFGKGGLIMFDLSSTVSTYSTSDLVAVIIIGVIGGILGALYNHLVGKILRKYSIINEKGAAFKIMHTMIISLLTSCCSYGIPWLARCTPCPPGLEDRCPTAGRSGNFKNFQCPPGHYNDLASLFLNTNEDAIRNLFTGNTGNEFDISTLVLFFIAVYCLGLVTYGIAVPSGLFIPVILAGASFGRLLGTILSPICSLDPALFALFGAASLLGGTMRMTVSVCIILLELTNDLLMLPLVMLVLLISKSVADNINIGVYDLIIQMKGLPFLVAHAEPYMRHLVAGDVVSGPLITFTGVEKVGNIMQILKTTRHHGFPVINELPFCEAPELCGLVLRSHLIVLLKGKRFTKEKVLTGVGEVFKKFGSFDFAKAGPGKGMKLEELDISVDEMEMYVDLHPITNKSPYTVVETMSLAKAALLFRELGLRHLCVVPKTPGRPPVIGVLTRHDFMREHILRLFPHFNRQKKRNEEQT
- the LOC120259205 gene encoding chloride channel protein CLC-c-like isoform X1, producing MGHCLENGTGDDVLISMQTDGSDLMSVREPLLEKRPLNTTSQTAIVGAKLCSIESLDYEIVENDLFKEDWRTRKRVQIFQYVCLKWSLALLVGLLTGLVGFFNNFAVENIAGFKLLLTNDLMLKERYHAAFVAYAGCNLLLATAAAALCAYIAPAAAGSGIPEVKAYLNGVDSHSILAPSTLLVKIFGSIFGVSAGFVLGKEGPMVHTGACIASMLGQGGSRKYHLTWRCLRYFKNDRDRRDLITCGAAAGVAAAFRAPVGGVLFTLEEATSWWRNALLWRTFFTNAVVAVVLRSLIVYCRGGKCGLFGKGGLIMFDLSSTVSTYSTSDLVAVIIIGVIGGILGALYNHLVGKILRKYSIINEKGAAFKIMHTMIISLLTSCCSYGIPWLARCTPCPPGLEDRCPTAGRSGNFKNFQCPPGHYNDLASLFLNTNEDAIRNLFTGNTGNEFDISTLVLFFIAVYCLGLVTYGIAVPSGLFIPVILAGASFGRLLGTILSPICSLDPALFALFGAASLLGGTMRMTVSVCIILLELTNDLLMLPLVMLVLLISKSVADNINIGVYDLIIQMKGLPFLVAHAEPYMRHLVAGDVVSGPLITFTGVEKVGNIMQILKTTRHHGFPVINELPFCEAPELCGLVLRSHLIVLLKGKRFTKEKVLTGVGEVFKKFGSFDFAKAGPGKGMKLEELDISVDEMEMYVDLHPITNKSPYTVVETMSLAKAALLFRELGLRHLCVVPKTPGRPPVIGVLTRHDFMREHILRLFPHFNRQKKRNEEQT
- the LOC120259207 gene encoding F-box protein At5g07610-like, translating into METLSADILIEILTKLPPKSLFRLSSVSKQWQSLISDKYLKNKLPLMLSGVYHLSHSAKASSTVDKPRFACFSENGFEDMSLGFFPFNHISSIIDCCHGLLLCYSSVNDLYYVCNPILKTWFQLPKVEKRSKLTILAFDPCHSMQYKAVCFTAWRAQGAEVEVYSSETGIWTSCLLHFGVDTDKMSATIRYFDGVLYVLALPRSVVGVNLETMSCHRIELPEKVRLDGCIGKSCGQLHYCSKNGKQINIWVMMDSNWRLKHSISVQSEMVKFSAFHPELEIVYLWMPGKIISYDLVNKRFDDVCEFGSEMKDAYLIQMWLYPFFTW